TGATAGTGGTGACAAAGTTATTATAACGAAAGAAAGGGTCTTTCGGAAGAAGCGAAAAGCAGTGAAGGCACAAGAAATTGCTACAAGAGCGCAAAGGAGTGGTGAAAACGTGTTAGAATATAATGTAAAAAGCGGAATTAAAAGGTATATCAGAAGGAAACACGTGGTTCTTCAAGTTCGACGAGCAACATCGGAAATAGAGAAACGGTGCGATAGCATCCCGAATCTGGTTCGCGCTTCTGGCTTAGTACTCTGGATAGACACCTGGATTAGAGATTCTATACAAGAGAATCGAAATGAAAGAATCGAGGTTCCTGCTGTGGAACAGTCTGACGCGCTGTTGCAAGTGGATATCCGCCGGGCCGGATACGGCGAAAAAAAAGAGGCGATCCGGAACATCCGCTTTTCCCTTCGACCAGGAGAGATGATGGGGCTCATCGGCGCCAACGGCGCCGGTAAAAGCACCACGATCAAAGCCATCCTGGGCCTTCTGCCCGAGTTGGACGGCGCGGTCCGCATCGGCGGAAAGGGAAGGCGTCTGGCCTACGTGCCGGAACAACCCATTTATTATGAAGAACTCACCTTGTGGGAGCACCTGGAATTGGCGGCGGCGGCCCACGGCCTCCCGCAGGATGCCTTCCGGGAGCGTGCCGTTTCGCTGCTGCACCGCTTTCGCATGGACCATGTGCGCGACCACCTGCCGGAAAGCTTCTCCAAGGGCATGCAGCAGAAGATGATGCTGGCCCTGGCCTTCCTGCTCGAACCGGAGGTGCTTATCGTCGACGAACCTTTCGTCGGCTTGGACCCCCGGGCCACGCTGGATCTCCTGAACCAACTTCAGGAGGCGCGCCGCCGGGGCGCCGGCGTGCTCATGTCCACCCATGTCCTCGACACGGCAGAAAAAATCTGTGACACCTTCACCCTCATCGACGACGGATGCGTCGTCGCCTGCGGTACGTTGGCGCAACTGCGCGAGCAGAGCCGTCTTGGGGGCGGTTCCCTCTTCGACTGTTTCCATGCGTTGTTGGAGAATGAACCATGATCACAGCCGACAGTCTCTTTCTCCGCCGCCTGCGATCGGAATGGCGTTTTCAGTACGACCTCTGGAAAACGGTCGTCGACTGGACCATCGCCCTCTATCTCATCATCCCCGCCCTGCTCCTTTTCGCCGACGCCTACCGTTCCTGGTGGCTCGCGCCGCCCCTTTGGCTCGCCGGCCTCCCTGCGGTGATTCCCCAGAGCCTGCTCCTCCTGTTCATCTTCACTGGCCGCATGCGCATCTTTGTGGAGGAGGCAGACCACCTTTTCCTGCTTCGTCAACGATCCTGGCACAGGCGCATCGTGGCGCTTGGTATCTTCTATTCGCTCGGCAAAGAGCTTCTGCTGACGGTCCTGCTCTTTTTGCTGCTGGCGCCCTTTCTCACAACCGGCTACGGGCTGGCCGTCAGCCAAATCGCGCTTTTGATCGGTGTCACCTTCCTCTTTCGCGCCGTGATGGCGCTGAGCCGGCAACTGCTCACGTTGCGCTATGCCGACTGGAAAGGGACCTTGCTCTTTTTCCTTCTCTTTTCGCTGGCTGGTCTGCTCTTCCGAACGGAACTGGTCGCGCTAGCCGGTCCTCCGCTCGCGCCCACCGTCTTCGCCGGTTGGGGCAGTTCCTCGATTCTGGAAAAACCGAACGGTCCCGGCGTTCCGCCGACGCTTCAAGATTTGTCGATTCCGTCGCCCCAGGATCGTGCTCCCCAGGATCAGGCGCCCCTCGACGGAGTGTATCCGGCGCCTCCCTCACACCTCGCCCGCAATCAGGCGGACCCTTCCGCTATCGCGGGGACTGTGGAAGGCGGCCACATCGACGTCATCGCAGCCACGACCGTGATCGCCCTGACCGTCCTGCTCGGCTATCTGATCCGGCTGCGCCTCAACTGGAAAGGTCACTTCTTCCACGACGTCGCCCGGGAGAGACAGGAGCGGCTGCGCTACGCCGCCCTGATCCTGAACGCCGCCGGCTTTCGCTTTCGCAAACCCAACCGGCGCAGACAGCGTCCCATCGCCTTTCGCCGTTCCAACGCGCTCTTTCGTCGCCGCGCCGCCGTCGACA
The nucleotide sequence above comes from Heliomicrobium undosum. Encoded proteins:
- a CDS encoding ABC transporter ATP-binding protein; this encodes MEQSDALLQVDIRRAGYGEKKEAIRNIRFSLRPGEMMGLIGANGAGKSTTIKAILGLLPELDGAVRIGGKGRRLAYVPEQPIYYEELTLWEHLELAAAAHGLPQDAFRERAVSLLHRFRMDHVRDHLPESFSKGMQQKMMLALAFLLEPEVLIVDEPFVGLDPRATLDLLNQLQEARRRGAGVLMSTHVLDTAEKICDTFTLIDDGCVVACGTLAQLREQSRLGGGSLFDCFHALLENEP
- a CDS encoding ABC transporter permease — protein: MITADSLFLRRLRSEWRFQYDLWKTVVDWTIALYLIIPALLLFADAYRSWWLAPPLWLAGLPAVIPQSLLLLFIFTGRMRIFVEEADHLFLLRQRSWHRRIVALGIFYSLGKELLLTVLLFLLLAPFLTTGYGLAVSQIALLIGVTFLFRAVMALSRQLLTLRYADWKGTLLFFLLFSLAGLLFRTELVALAGPPLAPTVFAGWGSSSILEKPNGPGVPPTLQDLSIPSPQDRAPQDQAPLDGVYPAPPSHLARNQADPSAIAGTVEGGHIDVIAATTVIALTVLLGYLIRLRLNWKGHFFHDVARERQERLRYAALILNAAGFRFRKPNRRRQRPIAFRRSNALFRRRAAVDILTEACLKTVLRSRSRLSQYGQMTLLGLFAVTIASGLWKWALWIGAIVVMTQWTGYYWKETIHAEFVQLFRWTVSDQRLAAERALFLLSLPSLLLISAVAGFQSFSWLGAAAALPLGSFAGYVTANMISYFGVIHHEQPAQETDL